The Phycisphaerae bacterium genome contains a region encoding:
- a CDS encoding CofH family radical SAM protein — MAMLDAAKDAADLYLRQLHELGPLADAERARRFGRRALWVNNVHINTTNICAGTCRFCHYRRKTNDPDAFALTVEQVVEQAALAAERGAREAHLVGGLNQTRDLAYYLRLTDGLARRVPQLYRKFLTAVEIDFLAQQAGVTVEEVLQRLRDAGLQSLAGGGAEIFSPRVRKLVCPEKIDADRWLAIHRAAHHLGIRSNATMLFGHVESPAERVEHLLRLRDLQAETNGFQSFLALPVVDFDGGVTGGVDVLKTLAISRLVLDNFDHIKVFWPIWTSKLAQLGLTYGADDFDGTVGRYRIVGAELAYETGMSPQALETLIRQAGLEPAERTGDYHIIDHKGDNHAGRR; from the coding sequence ATGGCGATGCTCGACGCCGCAAAGGACGCGGCTGATCTGTACCTGCGGCAGTTGCACGAACTGGGCCCTCTCGCCGATGCCGAACGGGCTCGGCGATTCGGGCGCCGCGCGCTCTGGGTCAACAACGTCCACATCAACACCACCAACATCTGCGCCGGTACGTGTCGCTTCTGCCACTACCGCCGAAAAACGAACGACCCGGATGCGTTCGCCCTGACCGTCGAGCAGGTCGTCGAACAGGCCGCACTCGCCGCCGAACGCGGAGCCCGCGAAGCCCACCTGGTGGGCGGCCTCAACCAAACCCGCGACCTGGCCTACTACCTCCGGCTGACCGATGGCCTCGCGCGAAGGGTCCCGCAGCTATACCGAAAGTTCCTGACCGCGGTCGAGATCGACTTCCTCGCCCAACAGGCGGGCGTGACCGTCGAAGAAGTGCTCCAGCGGCTGCGCGATGCCGGATTGCAGAGCCTCGCCGGAGGCGGAGCGGAAATCTTCTCGCCGCGCGTCCGCAAACTCGTCTGTCCCGAAAAGATCGACGCCGATCGCTGGCTCGCAATTCACCGCGCCGCCCATCACCTTGGAATCCGCAGCAACGCGACCATGCTCTTCGGACACGTCGAATCCCCCGCGGAACGCGTCGAACACCTGCTGCGACTGCGCGACCTCCAAGCCGAAACGAACGGCTTCCAGTCCTTCCTCGCCCTGCCCGTGGTCGATTTCGACGGCGGCGTGACCGGCGGCGTCGACGTGCTCAAGACACTCGCCATCTCGCGCCTGGTCCTCGACAACTTCGACCACATCAAGGTGTTCTGGCCCATCTGGACGAGCAAGCTGGCCCAGTTGGGCCTGACCTACGGAGCCGACGACTTCGACGGAACCGTCGGCCGCTACCGAATCGTCGGAGCCGAACTGGCCTACGAAACGGGCATGAGCCCACAAGCCCTCGAAACGCTCATCCGCCAGGCGGGCCTCGAACCAGCGGAGCGAACCGGCGACTACCACATCATCGACCACAAGGGAGACAACCATGCGGGCCGTCGTTGA
- a CDS encoding D-tyrosyl-tRNA(Tyr) deacylase, with protein MRAVVERVTEAAVEIDGQTVGAIERGLLVYVGVGNDDTDADVAYLADKIAGLRIFEDHAGKMNLDVRQVSGAVLAISAFTLQADCRKGRRPSFDAAAEPAVAEKLYLDLVERLRNAGLRVETGRFRQHMIVRATNAGPVLPLLDSKRLF; from the coding sequence ATGCGGGCCGTCGTTGAACGCGTCACCGAAGCCGCCGTCGAAATCGACGGCCAGACTGTCGGGGCCATCGAACGCGGGCTGCTCGTCTACGTCGGCGTGGGAAACGACGACACCGACGCCGACGTCGCCTACCTCGCCGACAAGATCGCCGGACTGCGAATCTTCGAAGACCATGCCGGCAAAATGAACCTCGACGTCCGACAGGTCAGCGGAGCCGTCCTGGCCATCTCCGCCTTCACACTCCAAGCCGACTGCCGCAAGGGCCGACGACCCAGCTTCGACGCCGCCGCCGAACCAGCCGTCGCCGAAAAACTCTACCTCGACCTCGTCGAACGCCTCCGCAACGCCGGCCTCCGCGTCGAAACCGGCCGCTTCCGCCAACACATGATCGTCCGCGCCACCAACGCCGGACCCGTCCTGCCCCTCCTCGACTCAAAACGCCTCTTCTGA
- a CDS encoding exo-alpha-sialidase, translating to MLAPTLLGVDGMLGPVAALGDGLFLCYADTPNTTNNALTASGPQRMCGRESRDGGLTWSDGRVLFDCGEAPGVVTSPVPYGDERGRLHVLWLRFYAYGDLTPATARCELWHAASGDGGATWSSPGRVDFGHSYTGSINSIIRLSSGRLVVPLSYLTARTTGKFVSMAVYSDDDGATWGCSRTDLSGDDSAGLENMGEGGMLEPVVVERSDGRVWMLIRTTLGRLYESFSEDAGETWSLPEPTRFVSSNAPAGVLRLADGRMVMAWNRCEGEPFIGGISYARQVLYGAVSSDDGRTWSAAKALVGKAQSESVHAQYCYPFLAESAAGRVLLTYHRVNTRAGEDWSNPTRSLMHFDADWLAARTVKK from the coding sequence ATGCTTGCACCGACGCTTCTTGGTGTTGACGGGATGTTGGGTCCGGTGGCGGCTTTGGGAGATGGGTTATTTTTGTGCTACGCGGATACGCCGAATACCACGAACAACGCATTGACGGCGTCGGGTCCGCAGCGGATGTGCGGGCGGGAGAGTCGCGACGGCGGGCTCACGTGGTCGGACGGGCGCGTACTGTTTGATTGTGGCGAGGCGCCGGGCGTGGTGACCAGTCCGGTTCCTTACGGCGACGAGCGCGGGCGGCTGCACGTGCTGTGGCTGCGGTTTTACGCGTACGGCGATCTGACGCCGGCGACGGCGCGGTGCGAGTTGTGGCACGCGGCCAGCGGCGACGGCGGAGCGACGTGGAGTTCGCCCGGGCGGGTGGATTTCGGGCATTCGTACACCGGCTCGATCAACTCGATTATTCGCCTGTCGAGCGGTCGGCTGGTGGTTCCGCTGAGCTATTTGACGGCGCGGACGACGGGGAAGTTCGTGTCGATGGCGGTCTACAGCGACGACGACGGGGCGACGTGGGGTTGCAGCCGGACGGATTTGTCGGGCGACGATAGCGCGGGTTTGGAGAACATGGGCGAGGGCGGCATGCTCGAACCGGTGGTCGTCGAGCGGAGCGACGGGCGGGTGTGGATGTTGATACGGACCACGCTGGGCCGGCTGTACGAGTCGTTCTCGGAGGATGCGGGCGAGACGTGGTCATTGCCGGAGCCGACGCGGTTTGTCTCGTCGAACGCGCCGGCCGGTGTGCTGCGCCTGGCTGACGGGCGGATGGTGATGGCGTGGAACCGGTGTGAGGGCGAGCCGTTTATCGGCGGGATCAGCTACGCGCGGCAGGTGCTGTACGGGGCGGTTTCGAGCGACGACGGCCGGACGTGGAGTGCGGCGAAGGCGCTGGTGGGCAAGGCTCAGAGCGAGTCGGTTCATGCGCAGTATTGTTATCCATTCCTGGCTGAGTCCGCGGCCGGACGGGTTTTGCTGACGTACCATCGCGTCAATACCCGGGCCGGTGAGGATTGGTCGAATCCGACGCGGTCGCTGATGCATTTTGATGCGGATTGGCTGGCGGCGAGAACGGTGAAGAAATGA
- a CDS encoding UbiA family prenyltransferase — protein sequence MIGTAISRTATLLEAIKFAHSVFALPFALLGAFIASAGLPNPGKLLLIVLCMVLVRNVAMSYNRLADQHLDKTNPRTATRALPAGRLSPRFLWTFLAASAAGATAAAFLFYYLYHNPWPLALIGPLLVWIAAYSHTKRFTWLSHYWLGSVLGISVPAAAVAIDPSRLSPAVILLGLGVALWTAGFDIIYALLDLEFDRRQRLYSVPARFGPSAGLIVARITHAAAFACFLAAGLLLGLNRFYPLGLIVAAALLILQHRLVRPDDLSRVNVAFFTLNGILSILLSGMGILDLLTR from the coding sequence ATGATCGGAACCGCAATCAGCCGAACCGCCACCCTGCTCGAGGCGATCAAGTTCGCCCACTCCGTCTTCGCCCTCCCCTTTGCCCTCCTCGGCGCGTTCATCGCCTCAGCCGGCCTGCCAAACCCGGGCAAGCTGCTCCTGATCGTCCTGTGCATGGTCCTGGTCCGAAACGTCGCCATGAGCTACAACCGCCTGGCCGATCAGCACTTGGATAAAACTAACCCCCGCACCGCAACCCGCGCCCTGCCCGCCGGACGACTCTCCCCACGCTTCCTCTGGACTTTCCTCGCCGCCAGCGCCGCCGGCGCCACCGCCGCCGCCTTCCTCTTCTACTACCTCTACCACAACCCCTGGCCCCTCGCGCTGATCGGACCGCTGCTCGTCTGGATCGCCGCCTACTCACACACCAAACGATTCACCTGGCTCAGCCACTACTGGCTCGGCAGCGTCCTGGGCATCTCCGTGCCCGCCGCCGCCGTCGCCATCGACCCATCACGCCTGTCCCCAGCCGTCATCCTCTTGGGCCTCGGAGTCGCCCTCTGGACCGCCGGTTTCGACATCATCTACGCCCTCCTCGACCTCGAATTCGACCGCCGACAACGCCTCTACAGCGTCCCCGCCCGATTCGGCCCCTCAGCCGGCCTGATCGTCGCACGCATCACCCACGCCGCCGCCTTCGCCTGCTTCCTCGCCGCCGGACTGCTGCTGGGCCTCAACCGCTTCTACCCCCTCGGACTGATCGTCGCCGCCGCCCTGCTGATCCTCCAACACCGGCTGGTCCGCCCCGATGATCTCTCCCGAGTCAACGTCGCGTTCTTTACTCTCAACGGCATCCTGAGTATCCTTCTATCGGGGATGGGCATACTCGACCTGTTAACCCGATAG
- a CDS encoding TIM barrel protein — translation MQPGCSIASFKLEVADALALAASAGFKAVELDWPMVERQLFGPRDGAQTLRSLLRDHDLQLAAVHGGVVSASRVDQQRLQIQRFTALTRRIVEFGCRRLVLSPGSRTLENFNSLIAVLSRLADDAEPLGAKILLANRLDSRIEDRRDLLAVFLGSALQKVELCLDVLNFHLAVVDPSEVIREHRQRLALVRLSNATGPAPAVLDKGELDVPNLITLLKETGYDGPLLVDNLPAAGTEHLGRQLRQTREYLEGLLT, via the coding sequence GTGCAGCCGGGCTGTTCGATAGCTTCATTCAAACTCGAAGTCGCCGACGCACTCGCCCTCGCCGCCAGTGCCGGATTCAAAGCCGTCGAACTCGACTGGCCCATGGTCGAACGCCAACTCTTCGGCCCGCGCGACGGCGCCCAAACGCTCCGATCCCTCCTGCGAGACCACGACCTCCAACTCGCCGCCGTCCACGGCGGCGTCGTCTCCGCCTCACGCGTCGATCAGCAACGCCTTCAAATTCAACGATTCACAGCGCTCACCCGACGGATCGTCGAGTTCGGATGCAGACGCCTGGTCCTCTCGCCCGGGTCGCGAACCCTCGAAAACTTCAACTCCCTCATCGCCGTCCTCTCACGCCTCGCCGATGACGCCGAACCCCTCGGCGCCAAAATCCTCCTGGCCAACCGACTCGACAGCCGAATCGAGGACCGCCGAGACCTCCTCGCCGTCTTCCTCGGCTCGGCGCTCCAGAAAGTCGAACTCTGTCTCGACGTACTCAACTTTCACCTCGCCGTGGTCGACCCGTCCGAAGTGATCCGCGAACACCGCCAACGCCTCGCCCTCGTCCGCCTCTCCAACGCCACAGGCCCAGCTCCCGCTGTGCTGGATAAGGGCGAACTGGACGTCCCGAACCTGATAACCCTGCTCAAGGAAACCGGCTATGACGGCCCGTTACTGGTCGATAACCTGCCCGCCGCGGGAACCGAGCATCTGGGCCGGCAACTTCGGCAGACCCGCGAGTACCTCGAAGGACTTCTAACGTAA